A single Streptomyces sp. Edi2 DNA region contains:
- a CDS encoding MarR family transcriptional regulator encodes MPELSRPQPDGREAPPDDAAAVNALRSAVMRLSRRLKHQRVDESLSPTEMSVLGTLFRCGSATPGELARKEHVQPPSMTRIVAMLEAKGLVRLEPHPDDRRQKVVTQTEQAEAMLEESRRKRNAWLAELASGLDEDEWAKVRAAAPVLEKLAQL; translated from the coding sequence ATGCCGGAACTGTCCCGCCCCCAGCCTGACGGCCGGGAGGCGCCCCCAGACGACGCGGCCGCGGTGAACGCTCTGCGGTCCGCCGTGATGCGCCTGTCGCGCCGCCTCAAGCACCAGCGGGTCGACGAATCGCTGAGCCCCACCGAGATGTCGGTGCTCGGCACCCTGTTCCGCTGCGGCAGCGCCACCCCCGGTGAGCTGGCCCGCAAGGAGCATGTGCAGCCGCCGTCGATGACCCGCATCGTGGCCATGCTGGAGGCCAAGGGACTGGTCCGGCTCGAACCGCACCCCGACGACCGCCGTCAGAAGGTCGTCACGCAGACCGAACAGGCCGAGGCGATGCTCGAGGAGAGCCGTCGCAAGCGCAACGCCTGGCTCGCCGAGCTGGCCTCCGGGCTGGACGAGGACGAGTGGGCGAAGGTGCGGGCCGCCGCGCCCGTGCTGGAGAAGCTCGCACAGCTGTAG
- a CDS encoding MFS transporter, with protein MSTGSGAHSAPAPNSPHDTVSDDATATPQGPAPDVATGPAATPRKGTFSSLRIRNYRLFATGQMVSNTGTWMQRIAQDWLVLSLTGSSGAVGITTALQFLPMLLFGLYGGVIADRFAKRKLLLFTQSAMGLTGLALAVLTLSGQVQVWHVYLVAFALGLVTVVDNPSRQAFVSEMVGQDELRNAVSLNSANFQSARLIGPAVAGVLITAFGSGWAFLLNGLSFIAPLTGLLMMRTAELHKVERVPRSKGQLREGLRYVSGRPDLLWPIVLVGFIGTFGFNFPIWLTAFDYHVYHQGAGTYSLFNGLMAAGSLIGALLAARRAGSRLRLLVGAAILFGALEIAAALAPSFWVFAALLAPIGMVGLTVNVTANSSIQMATDPLMRGRVMSLFMMVFVGGTPLGAPVVGWITDAFGARTGFLAGGLVSMVSAVVIGLILARVGGLRLKIDLRRGRQHVAFVPRVSAATAAASASASAERSMAPAA; from the coding sequence TTGAGTACGGGATCCGGAGCACACTCCGCCCCCGCACCGAACTCCCCACACGACACGGTTTCCGACGACGCGACCGCGACCCCGCAGGGCCCCGCCCCGGACGTCGCCACAGGCCCCGCCGCCACACCGCGCAAGGGCACGTTCAGCTCGCTCCGCATACGTAACTACCGCCTCTTCGCCACCGGCCAGATGGTGTCCAACACGGGCACCTGGATGCAGCGCATCGCCCAGGACTGGCTGGTGCTCAGCCTCACCGGCTCATCCGGCGCGGTCGGCATCACCACCGCGCTGCAGTTCCTGCCGATGCTGCTCTTCGGGCTCTACGGCGGCGTCATCGCCGACCGCTTCGCCAAGCGCAAGCTGCTCCTGTTCACCCAGTCCGCCATGGGCCTGACCGGCCTCGCCCTCGCCGTGCTCACCCTGAGCGGCCAGGTGCAGGTCTGGCACGTCTACCTGGTCGCCTTCGCCCTCGGCCTGGTCACCGTCGTCGACAACCCCTCCCGGCAGGCCTTCGTCTCCGAGATGGTCGGTCAGGACGAGCTGCGCAACGCCGTCAGCCTCAACTCCGCCAACTTCCAGTCCGCACGGCTGATCGGGCCGGCCGTCGCCGGTGTCCTGATCACCGCCTTCGGCAGCGGCTGGGCCTTCCTGCTCAACGGCCTCTCGTTCATCGCCCCGCTCACCGGGCTGCTGATGATGCGGACCGCCGAGCTCCACAAGGTCGAACGGGTCCCGCGCAGCAAGGGCCAGCTGCGGGAGGGGCTGCGGTATGTCTCGGGGCGCCCCGATCTGCTCTGGCCCATCGTCCTGGTCGGCTTCATCGGGACCTTCGGCTTCAACTTCCCGATCTGGCTGACCGCGTTCGACTACCACGTCTACCACCAGGGCGCCGGCACCTACTCGCTGTTCAACGGGCTGATGGCGGCGGGCTCGCTGATCGGCGCGCTGCTCGCCGCCCGCCGCGCCGGCTCCCGGCTGCGGCTGCTCGTCGGTGCGGCGATCCTCTTCGGCGCCCTGGAGATCGCCGCCGCGCTCGCCCCGTCGTTCTGGGTCTTCGCGGCGCTGCTCGCCCCGATCGGCATGGTCGGCCTGACGGTCAACGTCACCGCCAATTCGAGCATCCAGATGGCCACCGATCCGCTGATGCGCGGCCGGGTGATGAGCCTGTTCATGATGGTCTTCGTGGGCGGCACCCCGCTGGGCGCACCGGTGGTCGGCTGGATCACCGACGCCTTCGGCGCACGGACCGGCTTCCTGGCCGGCGGCCTGGTCTCCATGGTGTCCGCGGTCGTCATCGGCCTGATCCTCGCCAGGGTGGGCGGCCTGCGCCTGAAGATCGATCTGCGCCGGGGCCGTCAGCACGTGGCGTTCGTGCCGCGGGTGTCCGCCGCCACCGCCGCTGCCTCCGCCTCTGCCTCCGCGGAGAGGAGTATGGCTCCGGCGGCGTAG
- the thpR gene encoding RNA 2',3'-cyclic phosphodiesterase, which translates to MRLFAAVLPPAPAIEELAAEVAQLKKLPAADRLRWTGRDSWHFTLAFYGEVPEEIVPDLRERLGRAAARRDSYPLRIAGGGRFSDRVVWAGADGDRPAMRTLAGAASAAGRRAGVAMEEEHRPYTPHLTLARNRVPDLDLRPYAAALKDFSGAPWTVEALALVRSHPPVPGVAGKQPRYETVGVWPLGR; encoded by the coding sequence ATGAGACTCTTCGCCGCCGTCCTGCCGCCCGCTCCCGCGATCGAGGAACTGGCCGCCGAGGTAGCGCAGTTGAAGAAGCTGCCGGCCGCGGACCGGCTGCGGTGGACGGGCCGGGACAGCTGGCACTTCACCCTTGCCTTCTACGGCGAGGTGCCCGAGGAGATCGTCCCCGACCTGCGGGAACGCCTGGGCCGCGCCGCCGCTCGCCGCGATTCCTACCCCCTGCGGATCGCCGGCGGCGGCCGCTTCTCGGACCGGGTGGTGTGGGCCGGGGCCGACGGCGACCGGCCCGCCATGCGCACGCTCGCCGGCGCGGCATCGGCAGCGGGCCGCCGGGCGGGCGTGGCCATGGAAGAGGAACACCGCCCGTACACCCCCCACCTCACCCTCGCCCGGAACCGCGTCCCCGATCTGGACCTGCGCCCGTACGCGGCCGCCCTGAAGGATTTCTCCGGTGCCCCCTGGACGGTCGAGGCCCTGGCCCTGGTGCGCAGCCATCCACCCGTCCCCGGCGTGGCCGGCAAGCAGCCCCGCTACGAAACGGTGGGGGTCTGGCCGCTGGGCCGCTGA